The Candidatus Neomarinimicrobiota bacterium genome contains the following window.
CGGAGCGATCTTGATTCTGCGAGAATCCTGGTAGATCAAGCTGAGATTAAAGGTATGGAGATTTCAGATTTGTACTTCAATCTCGAGGATGCTCACAATGCATTGATACACACCCGAACAAGTATCCATAGCTTCGATGTCAATTATGTCAGAGAAACGGCTGCACCTGGGATGGTGGCGAATTCAGAAGCAAAGCTCAATGCGCAAGCAGCATTGGCTGAGTTTGAATTTCGTCGAAAGGGCTTATTTGTTGCCTCTTTAATTATCTCATTGCTGGCCTTGTTGGTGTACTTGAAAATCAAACAGTTTGAAAGCCGGAAATAAGGGATGTTCTCATGCATAGTAAACTATATATAGCGATTCTTGTGGGTTTCATTTCAGTTGGATTGTCCTCGGCTCAGCCAATAGAATATGTGGGTTCACAGAAATGTAAAAGTTGTCACAAAAGCGAAAAAAAGGGTGCACAGTATAAGCTTTGGGAAGAATCGAAGCACGCTAAAGCATTTGATGTACTTTTATCTGAAGCGGCTTTAAAAATTGCTGCTGAACGCAAACTAAAACTCCCACCTTCTGAGTCACCTGAGTGTCTGGAATGTCACACCGTTGGGTTTGGAAAAGGTGGTTATGAAGTCATGGATGCTGCCTTCTGGAACGCTCCTAAGGAGGATAAAAAGGCCAGAAAAGCAATCAAGCGCATGGAAGGTTTAAAAAATGTGGGATGCGAGGTTTGTCATGGTCCAGGGGATGCCTACAAAAAAAAGAAAGTCATGCAGGGCATCTATTCAGATTCGCTAAAAGCCAGTGACTACAGCCTGGTTACCATACCCTCAGAGGAAACCTGTCTGAAGTGTCACAATGAACGGAGTCCTTCTTTCAAACCTTTTAACTATGAAGAGCGTGTCAAGGAAATTGCTCATCCATTTCCAAAGGATATGTAAAAAAAAATAGCGACGGAAGGTCATTGCTGGTCCTGCACCCTCTGATAGAATTGAGCTCTATGAATCAGAGCTCGTATTGCTGGTCCCGTCTTTGTTTTTCACCCCGCACGGCAGGGTTCAGGTTATCCTAGTTAGCCCCTCAGATGTCTTCCAAATAGCGATGCCAAACTAGCATTTTAAAGGATAATGAAGAGAATGGTTTGGTGGGGAAGTATCGACCGACAAATATTCAGCTTGTATTTATAGAAACTTTTAGTCAACCCAATCCACTTCTTATACTAAAAATCATCGAATTTGAGGCTATGGATTGTAGATTCTTTTGTGAGCCACCTTATTTGCATAGCAGCAGCTGTAATTGGTGATGCAATTCGACTCGCTAGATAAGTTTTTGGATTCATACATCCAATAAGGCCGCCTGTGGGAAAGATTTGTGGGAATAGTACGATACATCTATACCGCTAATCCTATTGAACCCTTGGCTTCCCCGGCCTACTCTAAGGTCTTCCCAAGCTGATGGGGGAGTACGATTTTTATCCTGAGCGGAGTCGAAGGGCTCCTCACCCGCTCTACGCTCCTTTTGGGGAGCTACGACGGGGCAGGCCCGCTCTCCTTGAATATCGAATGTCGAACAAGGAACACCGAATTTCGACCTGTTGTCATTTCAAAATCAAAAATCGTTAATCGGTGTTCGACATTCTGTTCTGATAAACTTCATCCTTCTTCCTTTTTCCTTGGTGAGGGTCACCTTATCTTTTAAGCTAACATATATTCATTAAAAAGTTGAGGAATGCGATTATCAGTGTGCTAGACTCCAAGAAGAAAACCAATCTTACCGAAGGTGAAGAGAATTATCATCGGGTCATTGATCTGGCTCGAGAGGGGATAGCCATCCACGTCGATGAAAAGATTGTTTTCGTCAATCGTCGACTGATAGAAATGTTGAAGTATGACGATTCTACTGAGCTTATTGGAAAATCTATTTCAGATTTGGTGGATCCATATCGACGAGATATTTCAAGGCAACTTGAAGCCACCATGATTGCAGACAGCGATAATCTCCTCTCCATGGAAGACGTCTATGAGTGTAAAAACGGACAATTCCTACCGGTTGAGGTATC
Protein-coding sequences here:
- a CDS encoding cytochrome c family protein, which produces MHSKLYIAILVGFISVGLSSAQPIEYVGSQKCKSCHKSEKKGAQYKLWEESKHAKAFDVLLSEAALKIAAERKLKLPPSESPECLECHTVGFGKGGYEVMDAAFWNAPKEDKKARKAIKRMEGLKNVGCEVCHGPGDAYKKKKVMQGIYSDSLKASDYSLVTIPSEETCLKCHNERSPSFKPFNYEERVKEIAHPFPKDM